A single window of Ornithorhynchus anatinus isolate Pmale09 chromosome 3, mOrnAna1.pri.v4, whole genome shotgun sequence DNA harbors:
- the LGR4 gene encoding leucine-rich repeat-containing G-protein coupled receptor 4, whose amino-acid sequence MRSAGLALLCLLALGPGGSAGPSGASPAPGPAPGPAPGPAPGPASCPPPCRCDGHRRVDCSGRGLTALPDGLSTFTQALDVSMNNITKLPEDAFKNFPFLEELRLAGNDLSFIHPRALSGLKELKVLTLQNNQLKTVPSEAIRDLGSLQSLRLDANHITSVPEDSFEGLAQLRHLWLDDNSLVEVPVRPLSNLPTLQALTLALNKITSIPDFAFTNLSSLVVLHLHNNKIKTLGRQCFDGLDNLETLDLSYNNMGELSQAIKALRSLKELGFHSNYISIIPDGAFVGNPLLRTIHLYDNPLSFVGNSAFHNLSDLHSLVIRGASMVQWFPNLTGTLNLESLTLTGTKISSIPNNLCQKQKMLRTLDLSYNEIKELPSFNGCSALEEISFQHNQIYEIKEGTFQGLISLRILDLSRNRIHEVHNQAFTKLGSITNLDLSFNELTSFPTEGLNGLNQLKLAGNFQLKEPLAAKDFVNLRSLTVPYAYQCCAFWDCNSYLNSNAGDVSLHDHNASLSHDKGAVDATDISSAENEEHSQTIIHCVPSTGAFKPCDYLLGSWMIRLTVWFIFIVALLFNLLVILTIFASCTPLPSSKLFIGLISVSNLFMGIYTGILTFLDAVSWGRFSEFGIWWETGGGCKVAGFLAVFSSESAIFLLMLAAIERSLSAREILQKGKSKRLRQFQIAAMFAFLCATVAGCLPLFHRGEYSASPLCLPFPTGETPSLGFTVTLVLLNSLAFLLMAVIYTKLYCNLEKEDLSENSQSSMIKHVAWLIFTNCIFFCPVAFFSFAPLITAISISPEIMKSVTLIFFPLPACLNPVLYVFFNPKFKEDWKLLRRHITKRNGSVAVSINSHGGCVTQDFYYDCGMYSHLQGNLTVCDCCESFLLTKPVSCKHLIKSHSCPALAVVPCQRSDGYWSDCGTQSAHSDYADEEDSFVSDSSDQVQACGRACFYQSRGFPLVRYAYNIPRVKD is encoded by the exons ggACGTCAGCATGAATAACATCACCAAGTTGCCAGAAGATGCATTTAAAAATTTTCCCTTTCTAGAAGAATT ACGACTGGCTGGCAATGATCTTTCTTTTATCCATCCAAGGGCCTTGTCTGGGCTGAAGGAACTCAAAGTTCT AACTCTCCAGAACAATCAACTGAAAACCGTTCCTAGTGAAGCCATCAGAGATCTGGGCTCTTTGCAGTCTTT GCGTTTAGATGCCAATCATATTACCTCAGTCCCTGAGGATAGTTTTGAAGGTCTTGCTCAACTAAGGCATCTGTGGCTAGATGACAATAGCTTGGTAGAAGTTCCTGTTCGTCCACTGAGCAATCTTCCAACGCTACAGGCCTTAACTTTGGCCCTCAACAAAATTACAAGCATCCCTGACTTTGCATTTACCAACCTTTCAAGCCTTGTTGTTTT gcatcttcataataataaaataaaaaccctAGGACGACAGTGTTTTGATGGATTAGACAACCTGGAAACTCT GGACTTGAGTTATAACAATATGGGAGAGTTGTCTCAAGCTATTAAAGCCCTTCGGAGCCTAAAAGAGCT GGGATTTCATAGTaattatatttctataattcctGATGGAGCATTTGTTGGAAATCCACTCTTACGAACCAT ACACCTGTATGACAATCCTTTATCTTTTGTTGGGAACTCAGCATTTCACAATTTATCTGATTTACATTCACT AGTCATTCGGGGTGCAAGCATGGTACAGTGGTTTCCCAATTTGACTGGAACTCTTAATTTGGAAAGCCT GACCTTGACGGGTACCAAGATCAGCAGCATTCCCAATAATTTGTGCCAGAAGCAGAAGATGCTTAGGACCTT agacTTGTCATACAATGAAATAAAGGAGCTTCCAAGTTTTAATGGCTGCAGtgccttggaggaaat CTCCTTTCAACATAATCAGATCTATGAAATCAAGGAAGGGACTTTTCAGGGACTGATTTCCCTCCGTATCCT CGATCTTAGTCGAAACCGGATCCATGAAGTTCACAATCAGGCATTCACCAAACTTGGTTCAATAACTAACTT AGACTTAAGTTTCAATGAATTGACTTCATTTCCCACGGAAGGATTAAATGGGCTAAACCAGTTAAAACTTGCTGGCAACTTTCAGTTGAAGGAACCTTTGGCTGCAAAGGACTTTGTGAATCTTAG GTCTTTAACTGTTCCATACGCATATCAGTGCTGTGCCTTTTGGGATTGCAACTCGTATTTGAATTCAAACGCAGGAGATGTCAGCCTCCATGATCATAATGCATCCCTAAGCCATGATAAAG GTGCAGTTGATGCCACTGATATAAGCAGCGCGGAAAATGAAGAGCACAGTCAAACAATAATTCACTGCGTTCCCTCAACAG GTGCATTTAAGCCTTGCGACTATTTACTGGGCAGTTGGATGATCCGTCTCACTGTCTGGTTTATATTCATAGTTGCGCTGTTGTTCAACCTGCTGGTCATTTTAACTATATTTGCGTCTTGTACTCCATTGCCTTCGTCCAAACTGTTCATAGGCCTGATTTCCGTATCTAATTTATTCATGGGCATCTACACCGGTATATTAACTTTCCTCGATGCTGTCTCCTGGGGACGATTTTCCGAATTCGGCATTTGGTGGGAGACTGGCGGCGGCTGCAAAGTTGCTGGGTTTCTTGCGGTGTTCTCATCAGAAAGTGCCATATTTTTGCTGATGCTGGCAGCCATCGAACGGAGCTTGTCTGCGAGGGAGATCCTCCAGAAGGGGAAAAGCAAGCGTCTTAGGCAGTTCCAGATCGCTGCCATGTTTgcttttctctgtgccacagtagcAGGCTGCTTGCCGCTCTTCCACAGAGGGGAATATTCGGCCTCCCCGCTCTGCTTGCCCTTCCCCACTGGGGAGACCCCTTCCTTGGGCTTTACGGTCACCTTGGTACTTCTCAACTCATTAGCGTTTTTGCTGATGGCCGTCATCTACACTAAACTTTATTGCAACTTGGAAAAAGAGGACCTCTCCGAGAACTCTCAGTCCAGCATGATTAAGCAtgttgcctggctcatcttcacCAACTGCATCTTTTTCTGCCCTGTTGCATTTTTTTCATTTGCGCCCCTGATCACTGCGATCTCTATCAGCCCTGAGATAATGAAGTCTGTTACTCTGATATTTTTCCCATTGCCTGCTTGCCTGAACCCGGTACTTTACGTCTTCTTCAACCCCAAGTTCAAGGAAGACTGGAAGTTACTGAGGCGCCATATCACCAAGAGAAATGGATCAGTGGCGGTTTCCATCAACAGCCACGGCGGCTGTGTGACGCAGGATTTCTACTACGACTGCGGCATGTATTCGCACCTTCAGGGAAACCTGACTGTGTGTGACTGCTGCGAATCGTTTCTTTTAACAAAGCCAGTATCttgcaaacacttaataaagtcacacagctgccctgCGTTAGCAGTGGTACCTTGCCAAAGATCGGATGGCTATTGGTCTGACTGCGGGACCCAGTCTGCTCATTCTGATTACGCGGACGAGGAGGACTCCTTTGTTTCGGACAGTTCGGACCAAGTGCAAGCCTGTGGGCGTGCCTGCTTCTATCAGAGTCGAGGGTTTCCTTTGGTCCGCTATGCTTACAATATACCAAGAGTTAAAGACTGA